The following are from one region of the Nostoc cf. commune SO-36 genome:
- a CDS encoding CobW family GTP-binding protein, translating into MQSAVTPESSAMDTPKQGMPVTIITGFLGSGKTTLLNHILNNQQGLKTAVLVNEFGEIGIDNELIVSTGENMVELNNGCICCTINNDLVDAVYKVLERQENLNYLVVETTGLADPLPVALTFLGTELRDLTRLDSIITVVDAANYSLDLFNSEAAYSQIAYGDVIVLNKADLVDEATLNELEGKINEVKEGARIIRATRSQVPLPLILSVGLFESDKYFDTVIDEHDHHDHEHDHHDHDDHDHSKCGHDHHEHDHEHHDHHHHSDHLENDGFTSISFQSDKPFSIRKFQYFLDNQLPSNIFRAKGIMWFDESPKRHIFHLCGKRFTLDDDEWQGQLKNQLVLIGQNLDREALISQLENCICLPSKSRGKGFGK; encoded by the coding sequence ATGCAATCAGCAGTTACACCCGAATCTTCGGCAATGGATACACCCAAACAAGGAATGCCAGTAACAATTATTACAGGTTTCCTCGGTAGTGGCAAGACGACTTTACTTAATCATATCCTCAACAACCAACAGGGGTTAAAAACCGCTGTTCTCGTCAATGAATTTGGTGAAATTGGCATCGACAACGAGCTAATTGTTTCCACTGGTGAGAACATGGTGGAACTAAACAATGGTTGTATCTGCTGCACTATTAATAATGATTTAGTGGATGCAGTTTACAAAGTTTTAGAACGCCAAGAAAATCTAAATTATTTAGTAGTGGAAACAACTGGATTAGCAGATCCGCTACCAGTAGCTTTAACATTTTTGGGCACAGAATTGCGGGATTTAACCCGCTTAGATTCGATTATTACTGTGGTAGATGCGGCCAATTACAGCCTAGATTTATTTAATTCGGAGGCAGCATACAGCCAGATTGCTTATGGTGATGTAATTGTGCTGAATAAAGCTGATTTGGTTGATGAAGCCACTTTAAACGAGTTAGAAGGAAAAATTAACGAAGTTAAGGAAGGAGCAAGAATTATTCGCGCTACGCGATCGCAAGTGCCACTTCCGTTGATTCTCAGTGTTGGTCTGTTTGAGTCTGATAAATATTTTGACACAGTGATTGATGAACATGACCATCATGATCATGAACACGATCATCACGACCACGATGATCACGATCACTCAAAATGCGGTCACGATCATCACGAACATGACCATGAGCATCACGACCATCACCATCATTCTGACCATTTAGAAAATGATGGTTTTACTTCCATCTCTTTCCAAAGTGACAAGCCTTTTTCTATTAGGAAGTTTCAGTATTTCTTAGATAACCAACTACCCTCAAATATCTTCCGAGCAAAGGGGATTATGTGGTTTGATGAAAGTCCGAAGCGTCATATTTTCCACCTTTGCGGTAAACGCTTTACGTTGGATGATGATGAATGGCAAGGTCAACTGAAAAATCAACTAGTGCTGATTGGTCAAAATTTAGATCGTGAGGCTTTAATTTCTCAACTTGAAAACTGCATTTGTCTACCTTCAAAATCTCGCGGTAAAGGCTTTGGCAAATAA